One genomic region from Fictibacillus marinisediminis encodes:
- a CDS encoding aspartate aminotransferase family protein, translated as MMQTEQRDLLQQKDEQYIWHSMKRYNPSTMVVKSADGSWITDKEGKKYLDGMAGLWSVNVGYGRKELAQAAYSQLKELPYYPLTQSHQPAIDLGEKLNQWLGGDYVIFFSNSGSEANETAFKIARQYHQQKGEQGRYKFIARYRGYHGNSMGALAATGQAQRKYKYEPLGQGFLHVAPPDSYRFPDYHNAESYSEECASEIDRVMTWELSESIAGVIMEPIITGGGVLIPHDSYMKKVKEICEKHGALLISDEVINGFGRTGKAFGFMNYGVQPDIVTMAKGITSSYLPLSATAVKREIYEAFKGDGEYDHFRHVNTFGGNPACCAVALKNLEIMENENLIDRSREKGAELLKELSELEEHPYVGNVRGKGLLFGIELVQDKRTKVPLSVEQVNGVISACKAKGLLIGKNGDTVAGYNNVLTLAPPLNITDEDAAFLVKTLKEAIFTL; from the coding sequence GTGATGCAAACCGAGCAAAGGGATCTTCTTCAGCAAAAAGATGAACAGTACATCTGGCATTCTATGAAACGGTATAACCCTTCTACCATGGTCGTGAAATCAGCAGACGGATCATGGATTACAGACAAAGAAGGCAAAAAATATCTGGATGGAATGGCAGGGTTGTGGTCAGTCAATGTGGGATACGGGAGAAAAGAGCTGGCCCAAGCCGCTTACAGCCAATTAAAAGAGCTGCCTTATTACCCCCTGACACAAAGCCACCAGCCAGCCATAGATTTAGGTGAAAAATTGAATCAATGGCTTGGCGGTGATTATGTAATTTTTTTCTCAAACAGCGGATCAGAAGCAAATGAGACAGCCTTTAAGATCGCAAGGCAGTACCATCAGCAGAAGGGTGAGCAAGGACGATATAAATTCATTGCCCGCTACCGAGGATATCATGGCAACTCCATGGGAGCTCTTGCGGCAACCGGCCAGGCGCAGCGGAAGTACAAATACGAACCGCTCGGACAGGGCTTTCTCCATGTTGCTCCCCCTGATAGTTACCGGTTCCCTGATTATCATAATGCCGAGTCCTACAGTGAAGAATGTGCTTCTGAGATTGACCGGGTGATGACATGGGAGCTTTCGGAATCCATTGCGGGTGTCATTATGGAACCGATCATTACAGGGGGCGGTGTCCTCATCCCGCATGATTCCTATATGAAAAAAGTAAAAGAAATCTGTGAAAAACACGGTGCCCTGCTCATCTCTGATGAGGTCATCAACGGTTTTGGACGGACGGGTAAGGCGTTCGGTTTCATGAATTACGGCGTGCAGCCTGATATTGTGACCATGGCAAAAGGGATAACAAGTTCTTACTTGCCGCTGTCTGCAACAGCTGTAAAACGTGAGATCTACGAGGCATTTAAAGGAGACGGAGAGTATGATCACTTCCGCCACGTCAATACGTTTGGAGGAAATCCGGCTTGCTGTGCAGTCGCCCTGAAAAACCTGGAGATCATGGAAAACGAAAATCTGATCGACCGCTCCAGAGAGAAGGGAGCAGAGCTATTAAAAGAGCTGTCTGAACTTGAAGAACATCCTTATGTTGGAAACGTCCGAGGGAAGGGACTGCTGTTCGGCATTGAGCTTGTTCAAGATAAAAGAACGAAAGTACCGCTGTCAGTAGAACAGGTTAACGGAGTCATCAGTGCATGCAAGGCGAAAGGACTGCTGATCGGCAAAAACGGAGACACGGTTGCGGGCTATAATAATGTGCTTACTCTTGCTCCCCCTCTGAATATTACGGATGAGGATGCAGCCTTTCTTGTAAAAACACTGAAAGAAGCCATCTTTACCCTTTAA
- a CDS encoding CoA-acylating methylmalonate-semialdehyde dehydrogenase codes for MTVLTNKAQTLKNFVKGQWVDSSASEFLDVPNPATGEVLASVPISTKEEVGQAVQAAKEAFKTWKKVPVPKRARVLFKYQQLLTENHEKLAQLVVMENGKSYKEAYGEVLRGIECVEFACGAPSLMMGESLGSIAEDIDSEMFRYPLGVVGGITPFNFPMMVPCWMFPLAIACGNTFVLKPSERTPILANRLAELLAEAGLPEGVFNIVHGAHDVVNGLIEHEDVKAVSFVGSQPVAKYVYEKAAAKGKRVQALSGAKNHHIVLPDADLDKAVQNVLSSSFGSAGQRCMACSAVVLVGHQDTFVQALKDKADEMKMGYGMDEDVLLTPIIRQSHREKVLGLIEKGKEEGAVLVRDGREDMGNHADGTFLGATIFDQVTPDMTIAREELFAPVLSILRASDLDEALEIVNTSRFGNSATLYSQDAKAVRQFREEAEPGMLGVNVGVPAPMAFFPFSGAKDSFYGDLHANGKDGLNFFTKKKMITSRFV; via the coding sequence ATGACAGTGTTGACAAATAAAGCACAAACGCTTAAAAATTTCGTAAAAGGCCAGTGGGTGGATTCATCTGCCTCTGAATTTCTCGATGTGCCCAACCCGGCTACGGGTGAAGTTCTTGCGAGCGTGCCTATCTCGACGAAGGAAGAGGTAGGACAGGCAGTTCAGGCAGCGAAAGAAGCGTTTAAAACTTGGAAGAAGGTTCCCGTGCCAAAGCGTGCCCGAGTATTATTTAAATACCAGCAGCTGTTAACAGAAAACCACGAAAAGCTTGCACAGCTTGTCGTTATGGAAAATGGCAAAAGCTATAAAGAAGCCTATGGGGAAGTACTTCGCGGTATTGAATGTGTTGAGTTTGCCTGTGGAGCTCCATCCCTAATGATGGGTGAGTCCCTTGGCAGCATCGCTGAAGACATTGATTCAGAAATGTTTCGATATCCGCTTGGTGTTGTAGGAGGCATAACACCTTTTAACTTCCCGATGATGGTGCCATGCTGGATGTTTCCTCTGGCGATCGCATGCGGAAACACGTTTGTACTGAAGCCTTCTGAACGAACTCCAATTCTTGCTAACCGTCTTGCAGAGCTATTGGCAGAAGCGGGATTGCCCGAGGGAGTCTTCAATATTGTCCATGGTGCCCACGATGTCGTTAACGGACTGATTGAGCACGAAGATGTGAAAGCGGTTTCGTTCGTCGGCTCTCAGCCAGTGGCGAAGTACGTCTATGAAAAAGCAGCAGCTAAAGGAAAAAGAGTTCAGGCATTATCTGGGGCAAAGAATCATCATATCGTCTTGCCGGATGCTGATCTGGATAAAGCGGTCCAGAACGTCCTCAGTTCCTCGTTCGGAAGTGCTGGCCAGCGTTGTATGGCGTGCAGCGCAGTTGTATTAGTCGGCCATCAGGATACCTTTGTTCAAGCATTAAAGGATAAAGCGGATGAAATGAAAATGGGATATGGAATGGATGAGGATGTTCTGCTGACACCGATCATCCGTCAGAGCCACCGTGAAAAAGTATTGGGCTTGATCGAAAAAGGCAAGGAAGAAGGCGCTGTATTAGTGCGGGACGGAAGAGAAGATATGGGCAACCATGCTGACGGAACATTTCTTGGGGCAACGATTTTTGACCAGGTAACACCTGATATGACGATTGCTCGGGAAGAGCTGTTTGCTCCGGTTCTCAGTATTCTTAGGGCTTCCGATTTGGATGAAGCGCTGGAAATTGTCAACACATCAAGGTTTGGAAACTCAGCTACCCTCTATTCACAGGATGCAAAAGCTGTGCGCCAATTCCGTGAAGAAGCTGAGCCCGGTATGCTTGGCGTTAATGTTGGTGTGCCAGCTCCAATGGCATTCTTTCCGTTTTCCGGGGCAAAGGATTCGTTCTATGGAGATCTGCATGCGAACGGTAAGGACGGCCTAAACTTTTTTACAAAGAAAAAAATGATCACGTCCCGTTTTGTTTAA